The stretch of DNA CGGAACACGACGTGGGCCGACATCGCCATCGGCAGGTCGGCGAGCGCCCGGAAGGGCCGGAAATCGTGCCCGTCGAGGTCGTCCAGGCTCGCCTCGACCACCGGCAGGGCGTGGTGGCTGTCGGCGCCGGCGCGGCCATGGCCGGGCATGTGCTTGATCACCGGCAGTACGCCGCCGGCCATCAGCCCCTCGGCCACCGCACGCCCGAAGGCTGCGACCACGGCCGGATCGGTACCGTAGGCCCGGTCTCCGATCACGTCGTGGGCGCCCGGCACCGGCACGTCGAGGACCGGCGCGCAATCGACGTTGATGCCGACCTGGGCGAGGTCGTGGGCCATCAGGCGGGCGCCGAGGCGGGCGAGCGCCGGCCCGCCCTCGGGGCCGCCGGCGCGCAGGTAGGCGCGGCCGGACGGATAGGCCTGCCAGTGCGGCCGCGTCAGGCGCTGCACCCGGCCGCCCTCCTGGTCGATCAGGATCGGGGCGTCGGCCCGCCCGACGGTCTCGCGGAGCGACGCCGTGAGGGCGCGGACCTGCTCGGGGGTCTCGACGTTGCGCTTGAACAGGATGAAGCCCCAGGGCTGCACCGCACGGAAGAAGGCGGCCTCCTCGGGGCTCAAGGTCGGTCCGGCGCAGCCGAGGATCAGGGCAAGGGTCATCGACGGCGGCTCTCGTCGGTTGGAAGAAAACGGTCGCACGGTCCCCGCCGGCGCCGATGCGGGCGCCGATCGAACGGGAATCGCAGGCGGAAAGAACGTCGAATTGCGGCGATTCGCCGGCTCGCGGCTGTCGCCGCGGTGCCACGGCCGGGAGGTTTTCGGGGCGCGGCCCGTCGAGCGCCGATGCCCGACGCGCCTTGCGACCTCAGTTCTTGGCGACGAAGCAGGCGGCGCCCGAGGCCTTGAGCTTGCCGCACAAGCCGTCGGCGCTCTCCTTCGACATCGGCCCGACGCGGACCCGATAGATCGACTTGCCGTTGACCTCGGCTTGGCGGATCAGCGGCGACTGGCCGCCGAGGACGGCGCCGTAGCGCTCCTGGGCCTGCCGGAAGGCGATCTCGGCCTCCTTCTCGGTGGCACGCACTGAGAGCTGCACAGAGAATCCGCCGACCGGCGTCTGCGGCGAGGGCATCGCCTGGGTGGTGGTCGGCGGCTCGGCCGAAGCCACGCGCTGGACCGGCTTCGGCCGCGCCGGCTCGGCGGCCGGCGTCTCGGCGACGGGCGCCGGGGTGGCTAGCGTCATCGGGATCGCCCGCGGGCCGCGCGGCGTGACCGGGGCCGGGGTCGAGCCGGTCGCCTCGGTCGGCAGGGTCATGGTCGGGATCGGCGAGGCCGGCGCCTGCTGCTCGGCGGCGGCCTGCGCCGCGGCCTGGGCGGCGCGCTGGGCCTCGGCCGGCGACGGCTCGGGCCGGACCGAGACGGTCCGCACCCGGCGCGGCTCGCCGAGGGAATCGGTCAGGGGGTTGCCCGGCGTGGCGGGCGGAGCCGAGGCGCCTGCCTCGGCGGCGAGCGAGCGCGCCGCCTGCTTCACGTCGAGGGGCTGCTCCTCGCGGTTGACGATGCGGATCTGGCCGGCATCCTTCGCGGGCGCCGTGGCGGTGCGCTCGTAGATCTGCTTGTTCTGGTCCGGGATCTCGACGCCGCCGGCATTCTGCGGCGCGACCTTGAGCGGCGCCTGGTCGGCCATCACCAGGATCGGCGCGCCGGAGCGGCTGTGGTGGAAGGCCTTCCAGGTCAGCGCGCCGCCGATGGAGGCCGCCACGATGCCGAGCGCCGTGCCGACCAGCGCAATGCGCCGGCGGCCCCGGGGCCGCGGCTCGGGGTTCTCCGCCGGCTCCGGCGCGCCGGGCGCCGGCTCGGAATCGATCTCGCGGTCCACCGCGGCGAGGTACTGGTTGAAGGCGCCGGCCGGGGTGTGCGCCGGCGCGGGGCC from Methylobacterium aquaticum encodes:
- a CDS encoding SPOR domain-containing protein, encoding MTTNASRVPVDYDGYEQDRQPANARQDQARQGARPDPLAELARIVGQDDPFRALLEAKEAKEASRTESRGRVEPVMPHYGEAPGPALSATRGEPTLGAPMPEPGPAPAHTPAGAFNQYLAAVDREIDSEPAPGAPEPAENPEPRPRGRRRIALVGTALGIVAASIGGALTWKAFHHSRSGAPILVMADQAPLKVAPQNAGGVEIPDQNKQIYERTATAPAKDAGQIRIVNREEQPLDVKQAARSLAAEAGASAPPATPGNPLTDSLGEPRRVRTVSVRPEPSPAEAQRAAQAAAQAAAEQQAPASPIPTMTLPTEATGSTPAPVTPRGPRAIPMTLATPAPVAETPAAEPARPKPVQRVASAEPPTTTQAMPSPQTPVGGFSVQLSVRATEKEAEIAFRQAQERYGAVLGGQSPLIRQAEVNGKSIYRVRVGPMSKESADGLCGKLKASGAACFVAKN
- the nagZ gene encoding beta-N-acetylhexosaminidase → MTLALILGCAGPTLSPEEAAFFRAVQPWGFILFKRNVETPEQVRALTASLRETVGRADAPILIDQEGGRVQRLTRPHWQAYPSGRAYLRAGGPEGGPALARLGARLMAHDLAQVGINVDCAPVLDVPVPGAHDVIGDRAYGTDPAVVAAFGRAVAEGLMAGGVLPVIKHMPGHGRAGADSHHALPVVEASLDDLDGHDFRPFRALADLPMAMSAHVVFRALDPESPATTSATIIREIVRGRIGFDGLLMTDDLSMNALSGSFRARAAAAFQAGCDIGLHCNGDRSEMEEVVAESPVLSGEALRRAEAALARLSPAQAAFDPAEARARLDAGLAAAA